The Castor canadensis chromosome 8, mCasCan1.hap1v2, whole genome shotgun sequence genome contains a region encoding:
- the LOC109678288 gene encoding adhesion G protein-coupled receptor F4, translating to MKTQVTMICCLVFCLVTDCFHYKSKIHMKDGDKLQSPEGKPKPGRIQEKCHGPCIPSSICSQPCTEHFRGEIGFTCNQNKWQKSTETCTSLSVETLFKDSSGASRLSLASSSFPLHVLDFRVPEPIKSVAQGIRKNCPLDYACITDAVTSSETTSGNIAFIVKLLKNISADLSDNVTQDKMQSYSEIANHILDTAAISNWAFIPDKNASSDLLESVNSFARKLNIHDESENIVDQLFIQTKGSHIHHNTSEMHFRFSNGMNNTTKGILGIIEIPRQELQKLPPRSSQAIGIAFPTLGSVLKEAHWSNMSLSKPINGLVLSVVLPETLKEILLTFEKINKSQNVRAQCVGWNSKNRSWNEKACKKMLDITNQVECCCNYTNAMKSFSILMSPTTVMDKVLDYITCTGLSISILSLVLCLIIEATVWSRVVVTEISYMRHVCIVNIAVSLLTANVWFVIGSHFNIKDYKWCVAITFFSHFFYLSLFFWMLFKALLIIYGILVVFRRMMKSCLMAIGFAIGYGCPLVIAVTTIGVTEPKQGYMRCGACWLKWDHTKALFAFAIPVLVIVAVNLLVVLAVAVNTQRPSIGSSKSQDIAIVLRISKNVAILTPLLGLTWGFGIATLVEDTPLIFHIIFSLLNAFQGFFILLFGTIMDHKIRDALRIRISSLKERSRAAENASLSPTNGSRLMHH from the exons ATGAAGACCCAGGTTACCATGATTTGTTGTTTAGTGTTTTGTCTGGTCACAGACTGTTTCCACTATAAATCCAAGATTCACATGAAA gatggagataaaCTTCAAAGCCCTGAAGGGAAACCTAAGCCTGGGAGAATACAAG aaAAATGCCATGGGCCTTGCATCCCTTCTTCCATCTGCAGCCAACCCTGCACTGAGCACTTTCGTGGAGAAATAGGGTTTACATGTAATCAAAACAAGTGGCAAAAATCAACTGAAACATGCACAAGCCTTTCTGTTGAAACGCTTTTTAAG GACTCCAGTGGTGCGTCACGCCTTTCCCTAGCATCATCTTCTTTTCCTCTGCACGTTCTTGACTTTCGAGTTCCTGAGCCTATTAAGAGTGTAGCCCAAGGCATCCGCAAGAACTGTCCCCTCGATTATGCCTGCATAACTGATGCTGTGACGTCGTCGGAAACCACATCTGGCAATATTGCTTTTATAGTGAAGTTATTAAAAAACATTTCTGCAGACTTGTCTGATAATGTTACTCAAGATAAAATGcag AGCTATAGTGAAATAGCCAACCATATCCTTGACACAGCTGCCATTTCAAATTGGGCTTTCATTCCTGACAAGAATGCCAGCTCAGACTTATTAGAATCAGTGAATTCATTTGCTAGGAAACTCAACATCCATGATGAATCTGAGAACATTGTGGATCAACTCTTCATCCAGACGAAAGGCTCTCACATCCATCACAACACCTCAGAGATGCATTTCAGATTCTCCAATGGCATGAATAACACCACAAAAGGTATCTTAGGAATTATAGAAATCCCCAGGCAAGAGCTACAGAAGTTGCCACCACGTTCATCTCAAGCTATTGGCATAGCTTTCCCAACCTTGGGGTCGGTTCTGAAAGAAGCCCACTGGTCAAATATGAGTCTTTCCAAACCCATAAATGGTCTGGTCCTGTCGGTGGTGTTGCCAGAAACACTGAAAGAAATCTTACTCACctttgaaaaaatcaataaatcccaGAATGTTAGGGCACAGTGTGTTGGCTGGAACTCTAAGAACAGGAGTTGGAATGAGAAAGCATGCAAAAAGATGTTGGATATCACTAACCAAGTGGAATGCTGCTGTAACTACACCAATGCCATGAAGTCTTTCTCCATCCTAATGTCCCCCACAACTGTGATGGACAAAGTCCTGGACTACATCACTTGCACTGGACTCAGCATCTCAATCCTTAGCTTGGTTCTTTGCCTGATCATTGAAGCCACAGTCTGGTCCCGCGTGGTTGTGACAGAGATATCATACATGCGGCATGTGTGCATCGTGAACATAGCAGTGTCACTCCTGACTGCAAACGTGTGGTTCGTCATAGGTTCTCACTTTAACATAAAGGACTACAAGTGGTGTGTTGCAATAACGTTTTTCAGCCACTTTTTCTACCTCTCCCTGTTTTTCTGGATGCTCTTCAAAGCGCTGCTTATCATCTATGGAATACTGGTGGTTTTCCGTAGGATGATGAAATCCTGCCTGATGGCCATTGGCTTTGCCATTGGCTATGGGTGCCCACTAGTGATTGCTGTCACCACAATTGGTGTCACAGAGCCGAAGCAAGGCTACATGAGGTGTGGTGCCTGTTGGCTTAAATGGGACCATACCAAAGCTCTTTTTGCATTTGCCATCCCAGTCTTGGTCATTGTGGCTGTGAATCTCCTTGTGGTTTTGGCTGTTGCTGTCAATACCCAGAGGCCCTCTATTGGCAGTTCCAAATCCCAGGATATAGCCATAGTTCTGAGGATCAGCAAAAATGTTGCCATCCTTACCCCACTGCTGGGACTGACCTGGGGTTTTGGAATAGCCACTCTTGTAGAAGACACTCCCTTGATATTCCATATAATATTTTCCCTCCTCAATGCTTTCCAG GGCTTTTTCATCTTGCTGTTTGGAACCATTATGGATCACAAG ATAAGAGATGCTCTGAGGATCAGGATATCTTCGCTGAAGGAGAGATCAAGGGCAGCAGAG AATGCATCATTAAGTCCAACCAATGGATCTAGATTGATGCATCATTGA